A window from Hoeflea sp. IMCC20628 encodes these proteins:
- a CDS encoding ammonium transporter, translating to MTLQMSHKSPLRLGLMAAGALAAFAVPAFAQEATEAAAAAPEFATAAETAFIFNTLLFLIGGFLVMWMAAGFAMLEAGLVRSKNVSMQCLKNIALYSIAGLMFWVIGYSLMYTNVNGGFFGTPMPYSWPDAGAANEGDYSVASDWFFQMVFCATTASIVSGTLAERIKLWPFLIFTAILTGVLYPITGSWQWGAGWLSEAGFSDFAGSTLVHSVGGWAALAGAIILGARRGKYGADGKVNAMPGSSMALATLGTFILWLGWFGFNGASQLALGSNGDASDISRIFANTNLAACGGVVAAMILTQIMYKKVDVTMALNGALAGLVSITAEPLMPSPLTAIVIGAIGGVIVVFAVPMLDKFKIDDVVGAIPVHLLAGIWGTLIVPFSNPDMSYGTQILGIVSIGAFTFVLSGVVWFILKSTIGIRATEEQEMMGMDMAEVGVEAYPEFTKA from the coding sequence ATGACACTTCAGATGTCACATAAATCCCCGCTTCGGCTGGGTCTGATGGCAGCGGGCGCACTGGCGGCTTTCGCCGTTCCGGCCTTCGCCCAGGAAGCAACAGAAGCCGCTGCAGCAGCACCCGAATTCGCAACCGCCGCGGAAACGGCGTTCATCTTCAACACGCTGCTGTTCCTCATTGGCGGCTTCCTCGTCATGTGGATGGCGGCAGGCTTTGCCATGCTCGAAGCCGGCCTGGTTCGCTCCAAGAACGTCTCGATGCAGTGCCTCAAGAACATTGCGCTCTACTCGATTGCGGGCCTGATGTTCTGGGTCATCGGCTATTCACTGATGTACACCAACGTCAATGGCGGCTTTTTCGGCACGCCAATGCCTTACAGCTGGCCTGATGCCGGCGCCGCCAACGAGGGCGACTATTCCGTTGCCTCGGACTGGTTCTTCCAGATGGTGTTCTGCGCCACAACAGCGTCGATCGTTTCGGGCACACTGGCCGAACGCATCAAGCTTTGGCCTTTCCTGATTTTCACTGCGATCCTGACCGGTGTGCTCTATCCGATCACCGGTTCCTGGCAGTGGGGCGCAGGCTGGCTCAGTGAAGCAGGCTTCTCCGACTTCGCCGGTTCGACGCTGGTTCACTCGGTCGGTGGCTGGGCAGCTCTCGCAGGCGCCATCATCCTCGGTGCACGTCGGGGCAAATATGGTGCGGACGGCAAGGTCAACGCGATGCCTGGTTCATCGATGGCTCTGGCGACGCTCGGTACCTTCATCCTGTGGCTCGGCTGGTTTGGCTTCAACGGCGCTTCGCAGTTGGCGCTGGGTTCGAATGGCGATGCATCCGACATCAGCCGGATCTTTGCCAACACCAATCTCGCAGCCTGCGGCGGCGTGGTTGCGGCGATGATCCTCACCCAGATCATGTACAAGAAGGTCGACGTTACCATGGCGCTCAACGGCGCACTGGCCGGCCTGGTCTCGATCACTGCTGAACCGCTGATGCCTTCGCCACTGACGGCGATCGTCATTGGCGCCATCGGCGGTGTGATCGTGGTGTTTGCCGTGCCAATGCTCGACAAGTTCAAGATCGACGATGTGGTTGGTGCCATTCCGGTTCACCTTCTGGCCGGTATCTGGGGCACGCTGATCGTGCCGTTCTCCAACCCTGACATGTCCTACGGGACGCAGATCCTGGGTATTGTTTCGATCGGCGCCTTCACATTCGTGCTGTCGGGCGTGGTCTGGTTCATCCTCAAGTCGACCATCGGCATCCGTGCCACGGAAGAACAGGAAATGATGGGTATGGACATGGCGGAAGTCGGTGTCGAAGCCTATCCGGAATTCACCAAGGCTTAA
- the tesB gene encoding acyl-CoA thioesterase II yields MSRTAPTAMEQLVSILDLEPLEQDLFRGTSPQVGWQRVFGGQVIGQALVAAQRTVAADRLVHSLHGYFMRPGDPEAPIIYEVDRIRDGLSFATRSVVAIQHGKAIFSLSASFQKEEDGLEHQAPMPDVTAPEDLPGKEEMREAFLTGAPDHIRNYWERDRPIEVRPLSLEHYISDRKLEAEQKVWIRTTGPVPDDRIIQAAILAYLSDMTLLDTALFAHGKSVFDRSLQVASLDHAMWFHRPCKLDDWLLYSMDSPNSNGARGFTRGSLYQRDGKLIASVAQEGLIRSRTKA; encoded by the coding sequence ATGTCGCGTACCGCTCCCACCGCCATGGAACAACTTGTTTCCATTCTCGACCTCGAGCCGCTTGAACAGGATTTGTTCCGCGGAACAAGCCCACAGGTCGGCTGGCAGCGCGTATTTGGCGGTCAGGTGATCGGCCAGGCGCTGGTCGCGGCGCAACGCACTGTCGCGGCAGACCGCCTGGTGCATTCGCTGCATGGCTATTTCATGCGGCCCGGCGATCCCGAAGCGCCGATCATCTATGAAGTTGACCGGATCCGCGACGGCCTGAGTTTTGCGACCCGTTCGGTGGTGGCAATCCAGCACGGCAAGGCCATTTTCTCGCTGTCGGCATCGTTCCAGAAGGAAGAGGATGGGCTTGAACATCAGGCGCCAATGCCTGATGTCACGGCGCCGGAGGACTTGCCGGGCAAGGAAGAAATGCGGGAAGCATTTCTGACCGGGGCGCCGGACCATATTCGCAACTACTGGGAACGGGACCGTCCGATTGAAGTGCGGCCCCTGTCGCTGGAGCATTATATCTCCGACCGCAAGCTCGAGGCCGAGCAGAAGGTCTGGATACGCACCACCGGCCCGGTGCCGGATGACCGGATTATCCAGGCGGCGATCCTGGCCTATCTGTCCGATATGACGCTGCTCGACACGGCGCTGTTCGCGCATGGCAAATCGGTGTTCGATCGCAGCCTTCAGGTGGCCAGCCTTGACCACGCGATGTGGTTTCACCGGCCCTGCAAGCTGGATGACTGGCTGCTCTACAGCATGGATTCACCCAATTCCAATGGCGCGCGCGGCTTTACGCGTGGCAGCCTCTATCAGCGTGACGGAAAGCTGATTGCGTCGGTAGCGCAAGAAGGTTTGATCCGGAGCCGAACCAAAGCCTAA
- a CDS encoding ubiquinone biosynthesis hydroxylase, whose amino-acid sequence MTTETLDILVCGAGYVGISAALAIKLATPSLNIAVIDAAPAEVWRKDQRASAIAAGAKKLLTTLDVWSSIEPEAQAINEMVVTDSRTSDPVRPVFLTFGGEIEDGEPFAHMVPNVTMVAALRAKAAEAGLPIYQSAAATALTFTDQLGRVETAGGRVFEARLVVAADGVNSMLRDMAGIKVQRWEYGQSGIVATVAHERPHNGRAEEHFMPSGPFAILPLTGNRSSLVWTERTGAAKRLLAEDDFVFEAELERRFGHHLGALRVEGGRKAFPLGLTLAREFVRPRLALAGDAAHGIHPVAGQGLNLGFRDVAALAETIVDAHRLGLDIGAMTVLERYQTWRRFDTVRMGLTSDILTRMFSNDITPLRLIRDFGLGLVDRMPAMKSYFIKQAAGIPDASGPRLLRGETI is encoded by the coding sequence TTGACGACTGAGACTTTGGATATTTTGGTTTGCGGCGCCGGCTATGTCGGCATCTCGGCGGCCCTTGCGATAAAACTTGCGACGCCGTCACTCAACATCGCCGTCATCGACGCCGCACCCGCAGAGGTCTGGCGCAAGGATCAACGCGCTTCGGCGATTGCAGCCGGCGCCAAAAAGCTGCTGACAACGCTTGATGTCTGGTCATCGATCGAGCCCGAAGCCCAAGCCATCAACGAGATGGTCGTGACTGATTCGCGCACCTCCGATCCGGTCCGGCCGGTATTCCTGACCTTTGGCGGCGAAATTGAAGATGGCGAACCCTTCGCCCATATGGTGCCCAATGTCACCATGGTCGCAGCCCTGCGCGCCAAGGCCGCCGAAGCAGGCCTGCCGATTTACCAGTCTGCCGCCGCAACCGCGCTGACCTTTACCGATCAACTGGGCCGCGTTGAAACCGCCGGCGGGCGAGTGTTTGAAGCTAGGCTGGTGGTCGCCGCCGACGGCGTCAATTCGATGTTGCGCGACATGGCCGGCATCAAGGTGCAGCGCTGGGAATACGGCCAGTCCGGAATTGTCGCCACCGTCGCCCACGAGCGCCCGCACAATGGCCGCGCCGAAGAGCATTTCATGCCATCGGGCCCCTTCGCCATCCTGCCCTTGACGGGCAACCGCTCATCGCTGGTCTGGACCGAGCGGACGGGCGCGGCCAAAAGGCTTCTGGCAGAGGACGATTTCGTCTTTGAAGCCGAGCTTGAGCGCCGTTTCGGGCATCATCTTGGCGCGCTTCGTGTCGAGGGAGGCCGCAAGGCATTTCCGCTCGGACTGACGCTGGCCCGGGAATTCGTCCGGCCCAGACTGGCGCTCGCCGGTGATGCCGCCCACGGCATCCACCCGGTGGCCGGCCAGGGGCTCAATCTGGGGTTCCGCGATGTCGCAGCGCTGGCCGAAACCATTGTCGACGCGCACCGGCTTGGTCTCGATATCGGCGCCATGACGGTTCTCGAGCGCTACCAGACTTGGCGCCGCTTTGACACGGTCAGAATGGGCCTGACCAGCGACATCCTGACCCGGATGTTTTCCAATGACATAACGCCTTTGCGGCTGATTCGGGATTTTGGTCTCGGTCTTGTTGACAGAATGCCGGCGATGAAGAGCTATTTCATCAAGCAGGCGGCAGGCATTCCCGACGCCTCCGGCCCGCGGCTGTTGCGCGGCGAGACAATCTGA
- a CDS encoding Trm112 family protein, which produces MKNNNEIAKSTRSAGSVDVKMLELLVCPLTYGSLTFDPDTEELISKRAKLAYPVRDGIPIMLVSEARQLPEDG; this is translated from the coding sequence ATGAAAAACAATAATGAAATTGCCAAGAGCACCCGTTCAGCCGGTTCCGTTGATGTCAAAATGCTCGAGTTGCTGGTGTGCCCGCTGACCTATGGGTCGTTGACGTTTGACCCCGACACGGAAGAACTGATTTCGAAGCGGGCCAAACTCGCCTATCCGGTGCGTGACGGCATTCCGATCATGCTGGTCTCGGAAGCGCGGCAACTGCCTGAAGATGGATAG
- a CDS encoding P-II family nitrogen regulator: MGNQMKIVMAIIKPFKLDEVREALTAIGIQGLTVSEVKGYGRQKGHTEIYRGTEYAVSFLPKLKIEIGVASDAVDKTVEAIATSAKTGQIGDGKIFVYSIDQAMRIRTGETDADAL; the protein is encoded by the coding sequence ATGGGAAACCAGATGAAAATTGTGATGGCCATCATCAAGCCGTTCAAGCTGGACGAGGTGCGCGAAGCACTCACGGCTATAGGCATTCAGGGGCTGACCGTCAGCGAAGTCAAAGGCTACGGCAGGCAGAAGGGACATACGGAAATCTATCGCGGTACCGAATACGCCGTGAGTTTCTTACCAAAATTGAAGATCGAGATCGGGGTCGCCTCGGATGCGGTCGACAAGACGGTCGAAGCGATCGCGACGTCGGCCAAGACCGGCCAGATCGGCGACGGCAAGATCTTTGTTTACTCGATTGACCAGGCCATGCGCATTCGCACCGGCGAAACCGACGCCGACGCGTTGTAA
- a CDS encoding P-II family nitrogen regulator: MGNQMKIVMAIIKPFKLDEVREALTAIGIQGLTVSEVKGYGRQKGHTEIYRGTEYAVSFLPKLKIEIGVASDAVDKTVEAIATSAKTGQIGDGKIFVYSIDQAMRIRTGETDADAL; the protein is encoded by the coding sequence ATGGGAAACCAGATGAAAATTGTGATGGCCATCATCAAGCCGTTCAAGCTGGACGAGGTGCGCGAAGCACTCACGGCTATCGGCATTCAGGGGCTGACCGTCAGCGAAGTCAAAGGCTACGGCAGGCAGAAGGGGCATACGGAAATCTATCGCGGCACCGAATACGCCGTGAGTTTCTTACCAAAATTGAAGATCGAGATCGGGGTCGCCTCGGATGCGGTCGACAAGACGGTCGAAGCGATCGCGACGTCGGCCAAGACCGGCCAGATCGGCGACGGCAAGATCTTTGTTTACTCGATTGACCAGGCCATGCGCATTCGCACCGGCGAAACCGACGCCGACGCGTTGTAA
- a CDS encoding TetR/AcrR family transcriptional regulator produces the protein MSKKGDQRREAIVAAAARLFWERGFSATSIADIAGGADVPQGNMFYYFRTKAELAQAVADVFVEGTQSLVTEAEAASPDPRERIRFLLRRLGQSNRSRVDNGCPISAAVRDFRRTVPEASARAGQSFELLVSFIARELQKTGPRPSIAMARARAVVIEWQGGIALAHAFNDMTVLAESLRRAERSLQIGS, from the coding sequence GTGTCCAAGAAGGGCGATCAAAGGCGTGAAGCCATCGTCGCGGCCGCTGCACGGTTGTTCTGGGAGCGAGGATTTTCCGCAACCAGCATAGCCGATATAGCCGGTGGCGCGGATGTGCCGCAGGGCAACATGTTTTACTATTTCCGCACCAAGGCAGAACTGGCCCAGGCGGTTGCCGATGTGTTTGTCGAGGGGACCCAATCATTGGTCACCGAGGCAGAGGCCGCGTCTCCCGACCCGCGTGAGCGCATCCGGTTCCTGCTGCGGCGTTTGGGCCAGTCCAACCGCAGCCGGGTCGATAATGGCTGTCCAATCAGTGCTGCGGTGCGGGACTTTCGACGGACCGTGCCGGAAGCATCAGCTCGCGCCGGCCAGAGTTTCGAGTTGCTGGTCAGTTTCATTGCCCGCGAATTGCAGAAAACCGGTCCGCGGCCGTCGATTGCCATGGCGCGGGCCCGCGCGGTGGTGATCGAGTGGCAAGGCGGAATAGCGCTGGCGCATGCTTTCAACGACATGACCGTGCTGGCCGAAAGCTTGCGCCGGGCCGAGCGAAGCCTGCAAATCGGATCATGA